The following proteins are co-located in the Coleofasciculus sp. FACHB-1120 genome:
- a CDS encoding iron uptake porin, giving the protein MNFKSLWNALLVSPAVFGAMLVMDAGAFATETPAVMEVENTIEEAIAPTLPLDEGKQESQISHQKNEELVSNTVAVEAAPITNSEMKLKETSVVEIETPASVVMTPNQSTVTDLAQIPATTPTSVTTDAEVLEQIDVYTNPEGADSSLEQVTNVSQLQDVEPTDWAYEALRSLVERYGCIAGYPDGTFRGNRALSRYEFAAGLNACLQQIEKLIAASSADFVTKADLATLQRLIDEFGVELATLRTRVDNLEGRTAFLESHQFSTTTKLQGEAIFALAGIFNGEDANGDDIDNVTIFGHRTRLNFETSFTGKDVLRTRLQAEGLGSLTERTLTPEGNLFFSGATDNDLFVDAFLYAFPLGERTEVVLAANAGAADDFTDTVNFLDGDGTTGALSTFGTRPPIYYLAEGAGLGLRQQLGDRFELSLGYLAGDAANPGEDGGLFNGPYGALAQLLIKPSDRLKLGLTYVHSYNNNDTGTGSNLANFQGGLARFFDTDIDGSSVGGGLTNLGFSTNLPVSSNSYGVELSWQLSDRFVLGGWVGYTNTRNLSTLGGLIDRGKVDIWNWAVTLAFPDLGKQGNLAGIVVGMEPKVTNSTIDINPGAIGALTAAGIPIPPVGEDNDTSLHIEAFYQYQLTDNIAITPGVIWLTAPDHNNRNDDIVIGTIRTTFTF; this is encoded by the coding sequence ATGAACTTTAAAAGTCTGTGGAATGCGCTGCTAGTAAGCCCAGCCGTGTTCGGTGCAATGCTGGTAATGGATGCTGGGGCATTCGCAACTGAAACTCCAGCGGTGATGGAAGTGGAGAACACAATCGAGGAAGCGATCGCTCCCACTCTCCCGCTTGATGAGGGCAAACAAGAATCTCAGATATCGCATCAAAAAAATGAAGAATTGGTATCAAACACGGTAGCCGTTGAAGCTGCGCCGATTACCAATTCCGAGATGAAGTTGAAAGAGACATCTGTTGTCGAGATAGAAACACCAGCATCAGTGGTGATGACGCCAAATCAGTCAACAGTGACAGATTTAGCCCAAATCCCAGCTACCACCCCGACATCAGTGACGACTGATGCCGAGGTTTTAGAACAAATCGATGTTTATACCAATCCAGAGGGCGCAGATAGTTCTCTGGAACAAGTCACAAATGTTTCCCAACTGCAAGACGTAGAACCGACCGATTGGGCGTATGAAGCGCTGCGATCGCTTGTAGAACGTTACGGTTGTATTGCAGGATATCCCGATGGCACCTTTCGCGGCAATCGGGCACTCAGTCGGTATGAATTTGCTGCGGGGTTGAATGCTTGTCTGCAACAAATCGAGAAATTGATTGCCGCCAGTTCGGCAGATTTCGTCACCAAAGCGGATTTAGCTACATTACAGCGATTGATTGATGAATTTGGCGTAGAACTGGCGACATTGCGGACACGGGTCGATAATTTAGAAGGTCGCACCGCTTTTCTGGAAAGCCATCAATTTTCCACTACCACCAAACTACAGGGAGAAGCGATCTTTGCGCTGGCAGGGATTTTCAACGGCGAAGATGCTAATGGCGATGACATCGACAATGTAACGATTTTTGGTCATCGTACCCGTCTGAATTTTGAAACTAGCTTCACCGGGAAAGATGTGCTGAGAACGCGATTGCAAGCGGAAGGGCTAGGTTCTCTTACCGAACGCACCCTGACACCAGAAGGCAACCTGTTTTTCTCAGGTGCGACTGATAATGATCTTTTCGTCGATGCATTTCTGTACGCTTTCCCCCTCGGTGAGAGAACAGAAGTCGTACTTGCGGCAAATGCAGGTGCGGCGGATGACTTTACCGATACCGTCAACTTCCTCGACGGTGACGGTACGACTGGGGCACTATCCACGTTTGGAACACGCCCCCCGATTTATTACCTAGCAGAAGGTGCTGGACTTGGACTAAGGCAGCAGTTGGGCGATCGCTTTGAACTTAGCTTAGGCTATTTAGCGGGTGATGCCGCCAACCCCGGAGAAGATGGTGGTTTGTTCAATGGGCCTTACGGTGCTTTGGCACAGCTACTGATCAAGCCAAGCGATCGCTTGAAGTTGGGTTTAACCTACGTTCATTCCTACAACAACAATGACACCGGCACGGGTAGCAATCTCGCGAATTTCCAGGGCGGACTTGCCCGCTTCTTTGATACCGATATTGACGGTAGTTCAGTCGGCGGGGGTTTAACGAACTTAGGGTTCAGCACCAATCTCCCCGTGAGCAGCAATTCTTACGGTGTGGAGTTATCCTGGCAACTGAGCGATCGCTTTGTTTTGGGTGGCTGGGTTGGCTACACCAACACGCGCAACCTCTCTACTTTAGGAGGACTCATTGATCGTGGCAAAGTTGACATCTGGAACTGGGCTGTCACCCTAGCCTTCCCAGATTTGGGTAAACAAGGCAACTTGGCTGGCATTGTCGTTGGCATGGAGCCGAAAGTCACTAACTCAACCATCGATATTAATCCGGGCGCAATCGGCGCATTAACCGCAGCAGGCATCCCCATCCCGCCAGTGGGAGAAGATAACGATACTTCATTGCACATTGAAGCGTTCTATCAGTATCAATTGACGGACAATATCGCCATCACGCCTGGGGTTATCTGGCTCACCGCTCCCGACCACAATAATCGTAACGATGATATTGTGATCGGCACTATCCGCACCACATTTACATTCTAG
- a CDS encoding zinc ABC transporter substrate-binding protein: MTPPRIRHQIRHHPSKFVLPLLLLPVFAAAGCSSSNTSVPSPQQSASPQSPVGAQNPNSPRVVATFLPMYWFTKAVAGDKAQVEVLVPPGSEVHEYQATPANVQAIAQADVLVKNGLGLEEFLQETIKNSGNAQLKEIDSTKGMKVLEDASPVANAGQNASHEDHNHEGEAGKKAEEHDHAEGNPHVWLDPVRAKQQVENIRDGLIAANPENKATYQANATAYIQQLEALDKEFQQRLQPYRGCTYVTFHDAYPYIAQRYQLQQVAVVQIPEDNLSPTDIQKAVGAVKKYNVKALLGEPGTDNKLLESLSTDLKLTLRTIDPLENGPLTPEHYFTAMKQNLQTLEAACK, translated from the coding sequence GTGACGCCCCCTAGAATCCGGCATCAAATCCGACATCATCCGAGTAAATTTGTCCTACCCCTATTACTGCTGCCAGTGTTCGCTGCTGCTGGGTGTAGCTCATCAAATACTTCTGTCCCATCGCCACAGCAGAGTGCTTCGCCGCAGTCGCCAGTAGGGGCGCAGAATCCGAACTCTCCACGGGTGGTCGCAACTTTTTTGCCGATGTATTGGTTTACTAAGGCAGTTGCGGGTGACAAAGCGCAGGTAGAAGTTTTGGTGCCACCCGGCTCGGAAGTGCATGAGTATCAAGCGACACCCGCAAACGTGCAAGCGATCGCCCAAGCAGATGTGCTGGTAAAAAACGGCTTGGGATTGGAAGAATTTCTTCAAGAAACCATAAAAAATTCTGGAAACGCCCAGCTCAAAGAAATTGATAGCACTAAAGGCATGAAAGTCTTAGAAGACGCCTCACCCGTGGCGAACGCTGGTCAAAATGCCAGCCATGAAGATCATAACCACGAGGGAGAAGCCGGTAAAAAGGCAGAAGAACACGACCACGCAGAAGGAAATCCTCACGTTTGGCTCGATCCAGTCCGAGCCAAACAGCAAGTGGAGAATATTCGGGATGGTTTAATTGCAGCCAATCCTGAGAACAAAGCGACTTATCAAGCAAACGCCACCGCCTACATTCAGCAACTGGAAGCGCTAGACAAAGAATTTCAGCAGCGTCTGCAACCCTATCGCGGTTGTACTTATGTCACCTTCCACGACGCTTATCCTTACATTGCTCAGCGCTACCAGCTTCAGCAAGTTGCAGTGGTTCAGATTCCCGAAGATAACCTCTCCCCTACTGATATCCAAAAGGCGGTCGGAGCAGTGAAAAAGTACAATGTTAAAGCGCTGCTGGGGGAACCAGGAACTGACAATAAATTGCTTGAAAGTCTCTCCACCGACTTGAAATTAACCCTGAGAACCATCGATCCTCTGGAAAACGGCCCCCTGACTCCGGAGCATTATTTCACCGCGATGAAGCAAAATCTGCAAACCCTGGAAGCTGCTTGCAAGTAG
- a CDS encoding ATP-binding cassette domain-containing protein, with amino-acid sequence MRNSDAPNYPSPILKVDGLTVYLGSYLALRDVSFDLLPGTNTAVVGPNGAGKSTLVQAILGLIPRSAGKVEIFDRPVERLGRWCHWLGYMPQNFIFDRSFPISVAELVGLGWAKKNQESGKLKPQNFLSFWREDEKKSDAIASALKRVDAYHLRRQSIGTLSGGQLKRVLLAYCLVMPRQLLVLDEAFAGIDVQGAADFYALLNELKREENWTVLQVSHDIDMVSRHCDRVLCLNQTVVCTGTPEIALSPQNLLATYGPSFSRYHHHH; translated from the coding sequence GTGAGAAACTCTGACGCCCCTAATTACCCATCTCCAATTCTGAAAGTTGACGGCTTAACTGTATATTTAGGAAGCTATCTGGCGCTTCGGGATGTCTCTTTTGATTTGCTACCCGGAACTAATACAGCAGTAGTTGGCCCGAATGGTGCCGGTAAAAGTACGCTGGTGCAAGCAATTCTGGGATTAATTCCGCGAAGTGCTGGAAAAGTAGAAATTTTTGACCGTCCAGTTGAACGTTTGGGTCGTTGGTGTCACTGGTTAGGCTATATGCCGCAAAATTTTATCTTTGACCGGAGTTTTCCAATTTCTGTCGCCGAATTGGTGGGGTTGGGATGGGCGAAGAAAAATCAGGAGTCAGGAAAACTCAAGCCTCAAAACTTTTTGTCATTCTGGCGGGAAGATGAAAAGAAATCAGATGCGATCGCTTCTGCCTTGAAACGGGTAGACGCTTATCACCTGCGCCGTCAATCTATCGGTACCTTGAGTGGCGGTCAACTCAAGCGAGTTTTGCTGGCTTATTGTCTGGTGATGCCCCGTCAACTTCTGGTGCTGGATGAAGCGTTTGCTGGTATTGATGTGCAGGGTGCAGCAGATTTTTATGCTTTGCTGAATGAACTCAAACGTGAGGAAAATTGGACGGTGTTGCAAGTTTCCCACGATATCGACATGGTAAGTCGCCACTGCGATCGCGTTCTCTGCCTCAATCAAACGGTAGTCTGCACTGGCACCCCAGAAATTGCCCTTTCTCCCCAAAACTTGCTAGCGACTTATGGCCCAAGTTTCAGTCGCTATCATCATCACCACTAA
- a CDS encoding metalloregulator ArsR/SmtB family transcription factor has translation MSVQLSSDEAVNSDFQKTENLNCNPPHPVDIDNAHQLQTQILSIEKSQRMAEFFSLLGDANRLRILSVLALEELCVCDLAAALEMSESAVSHQLRALRALRLVSYRKRGRKVFYSLQDNHVLDLYRSVAEHLDEAN, from the coding sequence ATGTCAGTGCAACTTTCATCTGATGAAGCTGTAAACAGCGACTTTCAGAAGACAGAAAATCTAAATTGTAATCCGCCACACCCGGTTGACATCGATAACGCTCACCAATTACAAACTCAGATTCTCAGCATCGAGAAGTCCCAGCGCATGGCAGAGTTCTTTAGTCTCTTAGGAGACGCCAATCGCCTGCGGATTTTATCAGTTTTGGCACTTGAAGAACTGTGTGTGTGTGACTTAGCAGCAGCGCTAGAAATGAGCGAATCAGCGGTTTCCCATCAGCTGAGAGCCTTACGCGCCCTGCGATTGGTCAGCTACCGCAAGCGTGGGCGCAAGGTCTTCTATAGCCTTCAAGATAATCACGTTTTAGACCTCTATCGCTCGGTTGCAGAACATTTGGATGAAGCAAATTAA
- a CDS encoding metal ABC transporter permease — protein sequence MTLLDWSISFHVHWLAIADSANLITLLQFPFMQRAIAGGVLMGLLGGFLGSFVTLRQLSFFSHAVGHAALVGLVMGVLLQLNPTWMLLPFTVIFGLAVLYLIDQTNLASDNILSIVLSGALAIGVILSSFIQGYRGNLLGALFGDILAINNTDLVLVFLLLVGSGIFLLSTLREQILLTLNPDVAKVQGVPVQLYRYLFVVLLSLAVAVSIKAVGILLVNAFLVIPASTAKLLSHQFIYFLWLSVFLGAMSSVAGMIVSGLFNFASGPSIVLVQFLLFLAVLGWAKLNLQAS from the coding sequence ATGACTCTCCTAGATTGGTCGATCTCATTTCATGTTCACTGGCTAGCGATCGCAGATAGCGCTAATTTAATCACCTTGTTGCAGTTTCCCTTCATGCAACGAGCGATCGCAGGTGGCGTCTTGATGGGACTTCTCGGCGGCTTTCTTGGCAGTTTTGTGACTTTGCGCCAGTTGTCTTTTTTCAGCCACGCCGTTGGTCACGCAGCCTTAGTCGGGCTAGTGATGGGAGTCTTGTTGCAGCTAAATCCCACCTGGATGCTACTACCCTTTACGGTAATTTTTGGTTTAGCGGTTCTCTACCTGATTGACCAAACCAATCTCGCCAGCGACAACATCCTCAGCATTGTGCTATCCGGTGCCTTGGCAATTGGCGTCATTCTCAGCAGCTTCATCCAGGGCTATCGGGGCAACCTCTTAGGCGCTTTATTTGGCGATATTCTCGCAATTAATAACACCGACTTGGTGCTGGTTTTCCTATTGCTTGTGGGCAGCGGTATATTTTTACTGTCAACGCTGCGAGAGCAAATATTGTTGACCCTGAACCCTGATGTGGCAAAGGTTCAGGGTGTTCCAGTCCAGCTTTATCGCTACTTATTTGTTGTACTGCTGTCCCTGGCAGTTGCCGTTTCTATCAAAGCTGTGGGGATTTTACTCGTAAATGCCTTTCTAGTGATTCCCGCTTCTACTGCCAAGTTGCTGAGTCACCAATTTATCTACTTTCTCTGGCTCTCGGTTTTCTTGGGAGCGATGAGCAGCGTTGCTGGAATGATTGTATCCGGTCTTTTCAACTTTGCTTCTGGCCCTAGTATTGTTCTCGTCCAGTTTTTGCTGTTTCTAGCCGTTCTCGGCTGGGCAAAGCTGAATCTGCAAGCTAGCTGA
- a CDS encoding metallothionein — protein sequence MTTVTSMKCACESCLCVVSISEAVEKSGKYYCGEACANGHESGQGCSHHGCNCG from the coding sequence ATGACTACCGTAACTTCGATGAAATGTGCCTGTGAATCCTGCTTATGCGTTGTTTCCATCAGCGAAGCGGTGGAAAAAAGTGGTAAATACTACTGCGGCGAAGCTTGTGCCAATGGTCACGAATCTGGACAAGGCTGCTCCCATCACGGCTGCAACTGCGGCTAA